GCAAGGTGATCACCCCCACCGTCTTGCCGAAGTCCTGCACCGGAATCACCCGCTGCCGGGTGCTGCGCAGGTAGACATTGAACATCTTGTCGAAACCGCTCACCAGCAAAAAGCCCACCGCGTATGCCCATACGTTGGGGCTGATGGCGGTAATCAGCGCGCCGACGGCAATCATCGAATACGACAGCCCGCCGAGCACCTTCAGCGCCAGGGTCGACCGTGCGAGGTAGAACAGAATCACCACGGTGACCAGCGCGCCCGCCGCTTGCAGCAGGGCGTAGGCGTTGTTGTGCGCCGCGTATTGCCCGGTGACCATGGCCGCCGACGTGGCCAGCGTTACGCCCACGATCAGGTTCACACCGATGGCCAGGGTGATGATGCGCTTCAACTCCACCAGGTTGCCGATGTGGCCGAAGGCGATGCGCAGGGGTTGTAACCAGACCCCCACGTGCTGCTGCGCGGGAGGCTGCAGGTTAACCGCGGTGTGGCGCTGCCAGACCCGCATCGCAAGGTCCGCCAGCACAAACAGCGCGGCGACCCCCAGCACCACCCAGGGCCATGCCCAGACCTGCAGCACCAGCGCCGCCATCAACGGCCCGAGTACCAGGCCGCTCTGGTCGGCGATCTGTGAGTAGGACAAGGTCCTGGCGTAGGTGTAGTGCTGGAAGATATGCGGCATCAGCACTTCCCGCGCCATGATGCCCTGAGTGGTCAGCACCCCGCACAACGCGGACAGGATCACCAGCCAGTGAATACCGTCGAACAGCCCATGCAGCGCCACCGCCACCCCACAGGCGAGGGCCCGATACACTTGGCTGATATGCAGGATGCGCACGGGTGAGAACCTGTCGCACAACGCCCCGCACACGGGGAATGCCAGGTAGCGCGGCAGTGATTCGACGAAGAATGCAAGGCCGGCCCAAGACACACTGCCGGTGGTCTGAAACACGATCAGCGGCACGATGAACAGCAGGATCTGGTCCGCCAGCCGCGACAGGAACAGCGAAATGAAGAACGCCAGGTAATCCTTGCGCATGAAGCTCCCTGTCAATGGCGTAAAAGAGTGCAGGCTATTTGTTAAAAACTCTTAAAAGCATGAAGCTTCCCGGCACCGCACGCGGCCGCTGCTCCGGTCGGCCAGCTTGCCACCTATAATGCCGGCCTTTCAATCTGCATTTCTACACTGAGAACTTATGGAAAACCTGGGTCTGGGCAAGGTGCTGATCGTCGAGGACGATGAAAAGCTGGCAGGGCTGATCGCGCATTTCCTGTCGCAGCATGGTTTCGAGGTGCGGGTGGTGCACCGGGGCGATCTTGCCCTGGCGGCCTTCCTGGAGTTCAAGCCGAAAATGGTCGTGCTCGACCTGATGCTGCCGGGCCAGAGCGGCTTGCATGTGTGTCGCGAGATTCGCAATGTGTCCGACACACCCATTGTGATCCTCACCGCCAAGGAAGATGACCTGGACCATATCCTGGGCCTTGAGTCCGGTGCCGATGATTATGTGATCAAACCGATCAAACCGCCGGTCTTGCTGGCGCGCCTGCGTGCGCTGCAGCGGCGGCAGGTACCCGAGCCGACGGTGCGCGATTACCTGGAATTCGGCCGCTTGTCGATCGATCGCAGTTGCCGGGTGGTGCGCCTGGGCGATGAGAAGATCGACCTCACCACCATGGAGTTCGAACTGCTGTGGCTGCTGGCGAGCAGTTCGGGGACCATCCTCTCGCGCGACGACATCCTCAACCGCATGCGCGGCATTGCCTTCGACGGCCTGAACCGCAGCGTCGATGTCTACATCAGCAAACTGCGCGGCAAGCTCAATGACAACCCACGCGAACCGGTGTGCATCAAGACCATTTGGGGCAAGGGCTACCTGTTCAATCCGTTCGCGTGGGAGGTCTGAATGCTGCGCCTGTATCTGCGCTTGTACCTGATCCTCGCGCTCGGCCTGGCCGGTGCGATCTGGCTGGTCAACTATGGCCTCGACGCGTACATGCCCGAATCCAACGAAACCTATAACCGCGAGGCCCTGCGCGGCCCGGCGTGGGCGTTGGTGGAGCAACTGCGGCCGGTGCAGGGAGAGGCGCGCCAGGCGCGTCTGGACCAGTTGCAACCGCATTACGGGCTGCGTTTGCGGCTGGTTGAGCGCGACAGCCAGCACTTGAGTGAGCGCGAACAGGCACTCCTGGCAAGCGACCAGGTGGTGGTGCGCGAGGACTTCATGAAGTTCCTTGCGCCCATCGACGATGGCCCGCAATTGCTCGAAATCCAATTGCCGGAAGAGCCGAAATGGCTGTACCTGTGGGCCTATGGCTTCCTCGGCGTGAGCCTGGCCATCGTGTTGTATTTCTGGGTGCGCCCGCACTGGCGCGACCTGGAGCACATCCGGCTGGCGGCGCAGCGCTTTGGCGACAACGACCTGGGCTCACGCATCCTGTTGCCGCGCCGCTCCACCGTGCGCGCGCTGGCCGGGCACTTCAACCAGATGGCCGAGCGCATCGAAAGCCTGATCGCCAACCAGCGCGAACTGACCAACGCGGTGTCCCATGAACTGCGCACACCCATCGCGCGCTTGTCCTTTGAACTCGACCAACTCAAGCAGCAGGCCGACCCGCGTGAAAGCCGCGAACTGATCGCCGACATGTACGCCGACCTTGGCGAGCTGGAGGAAATGGTCTCCGAACTGCTGACCTACGCCAGCCTGGAGCGCGGCGCGACCCAGGTCACCCGCGAAAACATCGAGGCCCACAGTTGGCTGGACAGCGTGATCGGCAGCGTGGCGCTGGAGGCCGAGGCCGCGGGGGTGCAGTTGTCGTTGCGCACCTGTGAGGTCGATATCATTCGCATCGAGCCGCGCTTCATGGCTCGCGCGGTGATCAACCTGCTGCGCAATGCCATTCGTTATGCCGAGCGTCGGGTTGAGGTGTCGCTGGTCAAGTTCGGCAGCGGTTACGAGTTGCGGGTTAACGACGATGGTCCTGGCATTCCACTGGAGGGCCGGGGCAAGGTCTTTGAACCCTTCATGCGCCTGGACGCCAGCCGCGACCGCCGCACCGGTGGCTTTGGCCTCGGTCTGGCGTTGGTCCAGCGCGTCAGCCAGTGGCATGGCGGGCAGGTGCAAGTGCTGGATTCGGAGTGGGGTGGGGCATCGTTTCGGATGACCTGGGCGTACGCCGGGTAATACAGGACGGAACAAACCCTGATGTACCTGTGGCGAGGGAGCTTGCTCCCGCTGGACTGCGCAGCAGGCCCATTGTTTGGGGCCGCTGCGCGGCCCAGCGGGAGCAAGCTCCCTCGCCACAGGTGACTTCTCGCTTCTGCTGCTTCTCAGCTAGAACGCGTATTCCAGCGCACCCATCACCGACGCCTGCAAGCGCTGCTCCACAATCGCGCGCTTGCCTGCCTTGTCCGCCAGATACTGCACATCCAATAACGTCGAGAAGCGCGTGTTTTCGTTGATCGGCACGCTCCGCATCAGGCGGTTCATCCAGGTTAGAAATTCAAGCGTTTGAGGGGCGATTGCATGCGTTTGAAGGCGTAGCCTGAAGCACTCAGGCCATTGATCTGGCGGCTGACGGTGTCGCCCAGGCCGTAGCCGCTGCCGGCCACGACCGCGTGGGCGTTATCGACGGGCAGCAGGATGTAGTCGGTCAACGGCTCATCGTGCAGTTGGCCGCGCACCACCAAAAAACCTTCTTCCAGGCGCACGCTGATGCCGCTCACCGGTGCATCGGGCTCGTGGGTGTTGAGCACCTCGTAGGTGCCGACGGTGTCTGCCCACGCCATGGGCAGCGGCGGTGGCTCAATGCGTTCGCCCACGGCAAGGCGCTGGCCATGGCTGCGCACGGTGAGGATCTGGCGGCCTTGTACCCGGACCACGTCCAGCTGCACACGGCCCAGTTCGCCAAGGTCCTTGAGCCAGAAGCCGAGAATTTTCTTTTGCGCGCGCAACCAGCCCTGATCGTCGCGCAGCAGCTCGAAGTCGCACCCGCCCAGTTCGCCGGAGAGGCGCCCGTGATCATCCCTGATACGGAACACGCCCCAGGAAGTCGCATAAAACCCGGCCAGGCGCTTGCGGTCGACCGCCGCCGACACCTGGCGCAGCTTGAGGCCGTGGCTCGGTGCCTGGCAGTCGTCGGCGCACACCGACTTACCGGTCTGCGCCTTAAGCATCAGGCGCAGGATGTCGGTGGACAACGCCACCACCATGTCTTGGGCATTGCTGTCGTTGGCCATGATGATCACGGCCAGTTGCTCGTCCGGCAGCACGCTCAATTGCGCGGCGAAATCATCACCGCCACCGCTGTGCTGATAGGCACGGATGCCGGGGCCGACAGGCTCATCACCGCACGGCGCGAGAAACCAGCCCAGGCCCATCTGGCAATCAAAATCCAGGGCGTTGCCGGTGTTCTGCTGGGTGAACATCTGGTCAATCGAAGCGCTGTTGAGCACCCGATTGCCTTTGTAGACACCGTTGGCGAACAGCATTTGTACGTAGTGGCTGAGGTCCTTGGGGCTGGCCCACAGGCTCCCGGCGGCGAGGTCACGTATCTGCGCGTCGTTGCTGGCCTTGCCCTCTTCGTAGCCCAGGGCGCGGTAGTTCAGTTGTGCAGCGGTGCCGACAAAGCTCGACTGGTTCATCTCCAGAGGCTTGAGCAGGCTGCTCTGCAGTTGCGCCTCGAAGCTTTTGCCGCTGCTGCGCTCGATCGCCGCCCCCAGCAGGGCATAGCCCAGGTTGGAGTAAGCCACCTGGGAACCCGGTGGGCTGCTCAGCCACACGCCGGAAACGCGCTGCGGCATCTGGCCCATGGCGTAAGTGCTGTGCAGGTCGCGCAGATGTTCGCTGGGCAAGCCGGATTGATGGCTGAGCAAACGGCGCACGGTGATCGCACGATCCGCCTCGTCCTGGTCGCTGTGGAACCGCGAACGCACATGGAACTCGCGCAAGGTGTGCTGCAGCGGAGCGTCCAGCGCCAGGCGCTGTTGCTCCACCAGTTGCAGTGTCGCCGTGGCGGTGAGCAGCGTGGAGATACCCCCGGCGCGAAAGGCCGTGTTGGGCGTCACCGGCACGCCATGGGCCTTGTCGGCCAGGCCGAAGCCGCTGGCCCAGATCAGTTGCTGGCCGTGGACCGGGGCAATCGACAAGCCCGCCACATTGTCCCGGGCCATCTCCCGCGGAATACGGCTTTGCAGGTAGCGGATGATGGTGGCGTAATCGCCTTTCTGAATCGACGGCGGGGCTGGCGCTTGCCCCTGGCAACCGAGGGTGCCCAACAGGCAACCCAGCAGCGGTATACCGCGTAGCGTGCGAAACATGACGAGCATCCGAAGGGTGGTTTGGAGGCTCGAATGCTAAGGCCGTGGCGGCGCGCAATCTTTGAGTGCTTTGTCGGGAAACTGTCAAAGACTGTTAACGCAAATGCGGCGGGCGTGGACTGTTAAGCGTTGCATCAAGGTCGCTGGTTACTGCCCCTGGAAGCGTATTTCCCGATAGCGCGGCACTGCCAAGTGCCAGGCAATGTTGCCGCGCCATTGGTTATGCAGGGCTTGAGCACAAGTCATCGCTTGCTCCTGAGCGCGGGTATCATAGCCCAAGGCGTTCAGGTGTGCGGGCAGCTCCGCTTGTGCCGCTGCGAACCTTTTTGCCCACTGTCCGATGCGTTGTGACACTTCGTTTGCGGCTTGCAGCGCCGAATAGCCTTGGGTGTGTCTTAGGTGAGTCAGTAAGTTGTAGATGTCTTCATCAGGGTCTTCCATGATCTGAAAAGACAGTAAATCGTTAACCGCCTTGAGTAGATTCAGGGCCAGGCTTCGCAATTCCTGCCAGGGGGAGCTGTAGTACAGCGCTGAGGATAAGTGAACGTTTTGCACCCAATAGGTGAACTCCAGGCAGACTTGAAAGCCTCCAGCGTTTTGCCAGAGGGTTTCATAACCTTCTACCCCGGGTTGCGAGTGGTGGATGCGATGCATCAATGCGGTAGTGCAGGGCACCAGGTATGTTAGGTATTGCTCGGCAACTCGCTGTTTCCAGAGCGCAGGCATCAAGCGTGAAGCACGTCGCATGATATCTGCAAGGGCGCAGGCCAACGGTTCTCGGGACGTGGTGGTGCGTGAGAAAGCACTGGCGTAGACATCACGAATCACGCGCTCGAGGGCTTCCGGGTCATTGCAATCTTCGTCGGCAAGATCGTCCTGGCAACTGAACCAGCCCACCAGATCAGAAAGAATGAGCAATAATTCAAGCGGCGCATCACTCCACATGTAACCGGCGTAGGTACCGGGAATGTAAATATCCAATAGATGGGCCGTACGAGGTGTGTTGTCCAACCCCATGTTCCTGAGCCACTGGCGTGTGTGCTGCTGAGCCTGCTCCGTAAAAGGGCTAAGAGGAAAATCCGCCGTCTCAAGCTCAACAGGTAAATGAAAGGGGGCAATGGTCGGCTGGGCGAGATGCGGCCCGCCCTTTTCGTGGGCGCGTCGGTTTGCCCCAATGGCTGCTGGTTGCTTATTGAGATTAATCGGTGTTAATGGGGCTTTCATAGGACAGTGTGTCGTCGAGTAGGGCGGTGACGTTAGTGTTCAGTACTCAATATAGGTCGGTTGAACGCAAGGCTTATATGTATTTGGAATTAGTGTGCCGAAAGTTATAGAATTTTGACTGTGTCATTTAGTTGAGTTTTCGCGGGAAAAGTCTAGTGTTCAGATAAGCGTCAATGGTGCTTTCGTAAAGCAGTGGCCTGCGAGTAGTTGAAGGTCTTTACGCGTGAATAGCGTCGCGGAAGAAGGAGAGAGTAAACGCTCTCAGACTATCAACAACGAGGCCTGTAAGATGATTCATTCCTGCTTGTCATTCGATGGTAAGTGGTACTTAAACGCCAGAGCCCAGTGGTTTGAGCCCTTCAGGTATCAAGAACGCGTCCCTGGAAAACTTGTGCGAACAGAACTCACATGGGCGCTCTCAGCGCTGTACGGTTTACCTTCCGCCCAGACTCACGCCCTCTGTGCGGCCATCGAAGAAATGAACCTTTCGTCACTGATACATGACGATTTGCTTGACGGTGACGCGTTACGCCGCGGGATCCCTGCAGTATGGAAGCATTATGGTGCAGAGGTCGCATTGGTGTCGGGAATGTTCGGTTACCTGGATGGCCTTCGAATCCTGACTGAGCTCAATGATCTAAACGTGGTACGTGCCGGTATACAAAGCCTTGAGCAGCTGCATGTAGGGCAATACCTTGATGCCAAGGTAAGTGCCGGTAATACGTTACCCACCCTTGAAGAATATGGGCGTATTGCGCAAGCCAATACGGGCTGTTTTTTTGTATTTCCGTTAAAGGCTTGTCAATGTCTAAAGCTGTTGGAACCCAAGACGTATTCGCTGCTCAAACGCATGATGTTGCTGATGGGTATCTACTACCGTTACACCAACGATTATTGTGATATCAATCATATTCCGCATTTCGAAAAGAAAGGATTCGCTATGGATTTGGAGGGAGGGCCGAAGTCTTTCCTGATGATCCTGGCAGGTAAGGCATTAATAAAAGGCTCGCTCACTTCAGAGCAGAAAAAACAGATCATCCGCAGTTATGGAGACGCCGGTGTATTTGACGCTGCCCTGCGCTTGATGGAGGATACTTATGGGCAGCTTTTGCGCTATCTAGATGCTATCAAGCAACGAAATAGCACAGTCGATATTCATGCGCTGGAACGGTTTTTACTCAGTATCCATTTCCAACCTGAGCCGGATGACGATTACTACAAACAGGTACTCAGATAAAGTCGAACGTCGCAGACAGTGGTGGCCGCGACGTAGGGGTATACCTTCGTTGGTTATTGACCCAGCGCGCTCAAAATCTCATAAGCGAGCTTCACCCGCTCGGCATTCGGGTAGTTCCTGTTGGCCAGGACCACCACGCCGATGTCCCTGCTCGGGACATACGCCACGTAGGCGCCAAAACCGTTGGTGGAGCCGGTCTTGTTGTAAAGCACATTGGCCGGCTGCGCCTGCGCCGGTTTCAGCCAGCTGACCGTGTGCGGCTCCATTGCCATCGACGTTGAGTTGCCGTCGATCAACGCTTGCAGGGCGATGGGGTAGGGGTAGCGTTCCCAGCCCAGGCCCTGGGTCATGCCGTCAACGGTGTAGTAGCCGGTGTGGGTGGTGGCGATCGCCTGCTGCAGCGGTTGGCTCAGGGTTTCGGGGTGCATGTTCAGCATCACGTAGTGCGCCAGGTCCTGGGTGCTGGTCTTGATGCCGTAGGCTTCGCTGTCGAGTGCGCCTGCGCCCACGCGCACGGGTTTTTCCAGTTTGTCGTAGCCTTGTGCATAGCGGCTGAGCTTGCCTGTGGGTACGTTGACGTGAGTGTCCTTCAAGCCCAGCGCCGGGAGCAGGGTTTGCTCCATGGCGACGTTGAACGGCTGGCCCAGGCTCTTGGCCGCGAGGTAGCCGAACAGGCCGATGCTCGGGTTGGAATAGAGGCGTCGCGTGCCGGGGGCGTCGGTGGGTTGCCAGTGCCTGTAGTAATCGAGCATGGTCGCGGGGCTGTCGGCCGCCTCGGGAAATTGCAGCGGCAGGCCGCCCGGTGTGTAGGTCGCCAGTTGCAACAGGCTGATGTGGTCGAACGCGCTGCCGGCCAGCTCCGGCCAGTGCTGGCTGGCGTTATCTGACAGCTTGAGCTTGCCGCGTGCCAGGGCATAGCCGCCGAGCGTCGAGGTGAAGGTCTTGGTCACCGAGCCGACTTCGAACAGGGTGTCTTGCGTCACCGGCTGCTTGCCCTCCCTGGAGGCGACGCCGTAGTTAAAGTATTGCGCCTGACCGTTTCTCACCACGGCCACCGACAGCCCGGCGATGCCCTGTTGTTGCATCAGCGGTTGGACACGGCTGTCCACGACCTGGCGCAGGTCGGTGGCAGCCATGCTCGGGCCGGCGACCAGCAGTAACGCGCAAGCCATTAGCTTTAGGGGGCTGTGACTGAATTCTTGGTGCATAGTGGTTTCGCTTCCATGTAATCGATTGAGTAGGGCTGAGAGCCTGCGCGGGCGCCGCCAATTTAGGCTTGAAGCGAACTGGGTACAAACGATGATATCTTGCACGAGCCATTAGAAAAGCTAGGGTCAACATGCTGCGCTCCCATCTGCCCCTCAACGCCCTGCGCGCCTTCGAGGCCTCCGCCCGGCACCTGAGCTTCACCCGGGCTGCCATCGAGTTATGTGTGACTCAGGCGGCAGTCAGTCATCAGGTCAAAAGCCTGGAGGCGCAACTCAATGTCACCCTGTTCAAGCGCCTGCCGCGCGGGCTGATGCTCACCCGTGAAGGCGAAACCCTGTTGCCGGTGCTGCGCGAGTCGTTCGACCGCATCGCCCATACCCTGGGCCAGTTCGAGGCCGGGCATTACCGTGAAGTGCTGGCGGTAGGCGCGGTGGGTACTTTTGCCGTGGGCTGGCTGTTGCCGCGCTTGCCGGATTTCCAGAGCCGCTACCCGTTTATCGACCTGCGCCTGTCCACCCACAACAACCGCGTGGACGTGGCCGCCGAAGGCCTGGATTACGCGATCCGTTTTGGCGCCGGCGCCTGGCACGGCACCGAGGCCTGCCAATTGCTGGCAGCACCGCTCAGCGTGCTCTGCGTGCCGCACCTTGCCGAGCAGTTGCACACGCCGGCCGACCTGTTGAAACACACGTTGCTGCGTTCGTACCGCGCCGATGAATGGAGCCTGTGGTTCCAGTCCGCCGGACTGCCGGCGGACACCCTGGTGCCGCGCAGCATCGTGTTCGATTCGTCATTGGCGATGATGGAAGCAGCGCTGCAAGGCGTGGGCGTGGCCCTTGCGCCGCCGACGATGTTTTCACGGCAACTGGAAAGTGATGTGATCCGCCAGCCATTCGAGGCGGGGATTACCACCGGCAGTTACTGGCTGACACGCTTGCAGTCGCGGGCCGAGACGCCGGCGATGCTGGCGTTCAAGGCGTGGTTGCAAGCCAGTGCGGGCTGAGGTGGGCAACCCTGGCTAAGAAGCAGCAGCGCTAACCTGTGGCGAGGGAGCTTGCTCCCGCTGGGCCGCGAAGCGGTCCCAAACAATGGGACTGCTGCGCAGTCCAGCGG
This region of Pseudomonas sp. MUP55 genomic DNA includes:
- a CDS encoding polyprenyl synthetase family protein produces the protein MNSVAEEGESKRSQTINNEACKMIHSCLSFDGKWYLNARAQWFEPFRYQERVPGKLVRTELTWALSALYGLPSAQTHALCAAIEEMNLSSLIHDDLLDGDALRRGIPAVWKHYGAEVALVSGMFGYLDGLRILTELNDLNVVRAGIQSLEQLHVGQYLDAKVSAGNTLPTLEEYGRIAQANTGCFFVFPLKACQCLKLLEPKTYSLLKRMMLLMGIYYRYTNDYCDINHIPHFEKKGFAMDLEGGPKSFLMILAGKALIKGSLTSEQKKQIIRSYGDAGVFDAALRLMEDTYGQLLRYLDAIKQRNSTVDIHALERFLLSIHFQPEPDDDYYKQVLR
- a CDS encoding LysR family transcriptional regulator, with product MLRSHLPLNALRAFEASARHLSFTRAAIELCVTQAAVSHQVKSLEAQLNVTLFKRLPRGLMLTREGETLLPVLRESFDRIAHTLGQFEAGHYREVLAVGAVGTFAVGWLLPRLPDFQSRYPFIDLRLSTHNNRVDVAAEGLDYAIRFGAGAWHGTEACQLLAAPLSVLCVPHLAEQLHTPADLLKHTLLRSYRADEWSLWFQSAGLPADTLVPRSIVFDSSLAMMEAALQGVGVALAPPTMFSRQLESDVIRQPFEAGITTGSYWLTRLQSRAETPAMLAFKAWLQASAG
- the ampC gene encoding class C beta-lactamase, with the protein product MHQEFSHSPLKLMACALLLVAGPSMAATDLRQVVDSRVQPLMQQQGIAGLSVAVVRNGQAQYFNYGVASREGKQPVTQDTLFEVGSVTKTFTSTLGGYALARGKLKLSDNASQHWPELAGSAFDHISLLQLATYTPGGLPLQFPEAADSPATMLDYYRHWQPTDAPGTRRLYSNPSIGLFGYLAAKSLGQPFNVAMEQTLLPALGLKDTHVNVPTGKLSRYAQGYDKLEKPVRVGAGALDSEAYGIKTSTQDLAHYVMLNMHPETLSQPLQQAIATTHTGYYTVDGMTQGLGWERYPYPIALQALIDGNSTSMAMEPHTVSWLKPAQAQPANVLYNKTGSTNGFGAYVAYVPSRDIGVVVLANRNYPNAERVKLAYEILSALGQ
- a CDS encoding serine hydrolase domain-containing protein, whose product is MFRTLRGIPLLGCLLGTLGCQGQAPAPPSIQKGDYATIIRYLQSRIPREMARDNVAGLSIAPVHGQQLIWASGFGLADKAHGVPVTPNTAFRAGGISTLLTATATLQLVEQQRLALDAPLQHTLREFHVRSRFHSDQDEADRAITVRRLLSHQSGLPSEHLRDLHSTYAMGQMPQRVSGVWLSSPPGSQVAYSNLGYALLGAAIERSSGKSFEAQLQSSLLKPLEMNQSSFVGTAAQLNYRALGYEEGKASNDAQIRDLAAGSLWASPKDLSHYVQMLFANGVYKGNRVLNSASIDQMFTQQNTGNALDFDCQMGLGWFLAPCGDEPVGPGIRAYQHSGGGDDFAAQLSVLPDEQLAVIIMANDSNAQDMVVALSTDILRLMLKAQTGKSVCADDCQAPSHGLKLRQVSAAVDRKRLAGFYATSWGVFRIRDDHGRLSGELGGCDFELLRDDQGWLRAQKKILGFWLKDLGELGRVQLDVVRVQGRQILTVRSHGQRLAVGERIEPPPLPMAWADTVGTYEVLNTHEPDAPVSGISVRLEEGFLVVRGQLHDEPLTDYILLPVDNAHAVVAGSGYGLGDTVSRQINGLSASGYAFKRMQSPLKRLNF
- a CDS encoding terpene synthase family protein, with protein sequence MKAPLTPINLNKQPAAIGANRRAHEKGGPHLAQPTIAPFHLPVELETADFPLSPFTEQAQQHTRQWLRNMGLDNTPRTAHLLDIYIPGTYAGYMWSDAPLELLLILSDLVGWFSCQDDLADEDCNDPEALERVIRDVYASAFSRTTTSREPLACALADIMRRASRLMPALWKQRVAEQYLTYLVPCTTALMHRIHHSQPGVEGYETLWQNAGGFQVCLEFTYWVQNVHLSSALYYSSPWQELRSLALNLLKAVNDLLSFQIMEDPDEDIYNLLTHLRHTQGYSALQAANEVSQRIGQWAKRFAAAQAELPAHLNALGYDTRAQEQAMTCAQALHNQWRGNIAWHLAVPRYREIRFQGQ
- a CDS encoding response regulator, whose translation is MENLGLGKVLIVEDDEKLAGLIAHFLSQHGFEVRVVHRGDLALAAFLEFKPKMVVLDLMLPGQSGLHVCREIRNVSDTPIVILTAKEDDLDHILGLESGADDYVIKPIKPPVLLARLRALQRRQVPEPTVRDYLEFGRLSIDRSCRVVRLGDEKIDLTTMEFELLWLLASSSGTILSRDDILNRMRGIAFDGLNRSVDVYISKLRGKLNDNPREPVCIKTIWGKGYLFNPFAWEV
- a CDS encoding MFS transporter, whose product is MRKDYLAFFISLFLSRLADQILLFIVPLIVFQTTGSVSWAGLAFFVESLPRYLAFPVCGALCDRFSPVRILHISQVYRALACGVAVALHGLFDGIHWLVILSALCGVLTTQGIMAREVLMPHIFQHYTYARTLSYSQIADQSGLVLGPLMAALVLQVWAWPWVVLGVAALFVLADLAMRVWQRHTAVNLQPPAQQHVGVWLQPLRIAFGHIGNLVELKRIITLAIGVNLIVGVTLATSAAMVTGQYAAHNNAYALLQAAGALVTVVILFYLARSTLALKVLGGLSYSMIAVGALITAISPNVWAYAVGFLLVSGFDKMFNVYLRSTRQRVIPVQDFGKTVGVITLLNNLAQPLAGLMIAVLAAPFGTQTVILLLTGITALIGVAVASGWHATVKAELDVG
- a CDS encoding ATP-binding protein, translating into MLRLYLRLYLILALGLAGAIWLVNYGLDAYMPESNETYNREALRGPAWALVEQLRPVQGEARQARLDQLQPHYGLRLRLVERDSQHLSEREQALLASDQVVVREDFMKFLAPIDDGPQLLEIQLPEEPKWLYLWAYGFLGVSLAIVLYFWVRPHWRDLEHIRLAAQRFGDNDLGSRILLPRRSTVRALAGHFNQMAERIESLIANQRELTNAVSHELRTPIARLSFELDQLKQQADPRESRELIADMYADLGELEEMVSELLTYASLERGATQVTRENIEAHSWLDSVIGSVALEAEAAGVQLSLRTCEVDIIRIEPRFMARAVINLLRNAIRYAERRVEVSLVKFGSGYELRVNDDGPGIPLEGRGKVFEPFMRLDASRDRRTGGFGLGLALVQRVSQWHGGQVQVLDSEWGGASFRMTWAYAG